ATTCGTCATTTTTTATCATTTGTTCAAATTTTTCTTCTGAAACAAAATGATAAGGATGGCCCTCTGATTCGCCTTGTCTCATCGGACGCGTGGTGGTAGTAACTACCCAATTAAAATCAAGATTCTCTTTTTTAAGACCTTCAATCACACTGTCTTTGCCTGCTCCGGAAAGTCCGGAAATTACGAATAATTTACTCATTTTTACCTCCCTGTCTGCCTGATAGGCAGACTTTTTTATTTAAAAAATCCTTTAATTCTTTTGGCAAATCGCTTTTAAATTCTTGCCATTGATTATTTAGATCGTAAAAACCCAGATAACCGGCGTGAAGAAAAATTCTATCTAAATCGGTTTTTGCTTTGCTGTGCTGCTTGTCTCCGACAATCGGACAGCCGATTGATTGCAGATGAAGACGAATTTGATGCGTTCGACCGGTAAACGGCCTGAGTTTTAATAAAGTAAATTTTGGAAATTCTTGAACAACCTCGTATTCGGTTATCGCCGGCTTGGAAATTTTAATATTTTTTTTAGATTGAACAACGACTAATTTTCCTTTTTTTGTTCGGCCAATTGGTAATTCAATTGTTCCTTTTTTTTGCGAAGGCCGGCCGCAAACCAAAGCCAAATATTCTTTTTTTACCCGGCTATTTTTAAACTGATCAATAAAATATTCAAATGATTTTTGATTTCTGGCAATTATCATCAATCCGGAAACGTTTTGGTCCAAGCGATGAACAATCCCCGGTCTTTCACTCTCATTAATATCTTTTATTTCAGGATAATTTTCAATTAACCAATTCGCTAAAGTATTTTCTTTTTGATGTTTGGTAGGATGCACCAATAATCCGCTCGGTTTTTCAATAATCAAATAATCCTTATCTTTAAAGATTATATTCGGTTTTAAAAAAAAGTCAACCCCCATACCAAACGGCGATATATTTTTAAAATGCGATGAATTATTCATTATATTTGATTAATCTGTTCTAAATTTTAAAATTTATTCTATTTTAAAAAAAGTTTAAAAATATATTACTGAGCATTTTATCACCGTTCAGG
The nucleotide sequence above comes from Patescibacteria group bacterium. Encoded proteins:
- a CDS encoding RNA pseudouridine synthase, with the translated sequence MGVDFFLKPNIIFKDKDYLIIEKPSGLLVHPTKHQKENTLANWLIENYPEIKDINESERPGIVHRLDQNVSGLMIIARNQKSFEYFIDQFKNSRVKKEYLALVCGRPSQKKGTIELPIGRTKKGKLVVVQSKKNIKISKPAITEYEVVQEFPKFTLLKLRPFTGRTHQIRLHLQSIGCPIVGDKQHSKAKTDLDRIFLHAGYLGFYDLNNQWQEFKSDLPKELKDFLNKKVCLSGRQGGKNE